The following are encoded together in the Pseudidiomarina andamanensis genome:
- a CDS encoding peroxiredoxin, with protein sequence MIKTNDRIPAGTLTALGEVGMQQFNPAELFAKGTHVLFAVPGAFTPTCSEKHLPSFVKHANDLRAQGVQTIACVAVNDAFVMKAWGKALNVDDSVMLLADGDASYHQQLGLIKETGSFGGTRAERYAMVITDGVITHLFVEDEKTYGVSSAEHVLEALQG encoded by the coding sequence ATGATTAAAACGAATGACAGAATTCCTGCTGGTACGCTAACTGCGCTTGGCGAAGTAGGTATGCAGCAATTTAACCCTGCTGAGTTATTTGCCAAAGGCACCCACGTGTTATTTGCCGTACCGGGCGCGTTCACTCCAACCTGTTCTGAAAAGCATTTACCAAGCTTTGTGAAGCACGCCAATGACTTGCGCGCGCAAGGCGTTCAAACCATTGCTTGCGTGGCGGTCAACGACGCTTTTGTGATGAAAGCTTGGGGCAAGGCGCTAAATGTTGATGATAGCGTGATGCTGCTTGCAGACGGCGATGCGTCGTATCACCAACAATTGGGTTTAATTAAAGAAACCGGCAGCTTTGGCGGTACCCGCGCTGAGCGATATGCCATGGTCATTACCGACGGCGTTATCACCCATTTGTTTGTTGAAGACGAGAAAACCTACGGCGTCAGTAGCGCTGAGCACGTGCTCGAAGCCCTGCAAGGTTAA
- a CDS encoding protein disulfide oxidoreductase: MKFLKQLAVYLAIFIAISFAVDSWRSRGLPSGPIDALSVVTIEEQQHDVLARSHEQPVLLYFWATWCPVCDWVSPSINWLDGDHEVMSIAIRSGNDARVNSYLRHHDYQFATVNDNTGELARRWQINATPTVVIIADGEIVSYTTGASTPAGLWLRLKWAQLMQKLEKL; the protein is encoded by the coding sequence ATGAAATTCCTTAAGCAATTAGCCGTTTATCTTGCCATTTTTATTGCCATAAGTTTTGCGGTGGATAGCTGGCGCAGTCGTGGTTTGCCATCCGGCCCAATTGATGCGCTTTCAGTCGTCACGATTGAAGAACAGCAGCACGATGTTCTCGCGCGCAGTCATGAACAACCCGTCTTATTGTACTTTTGGGCAACCTGGTGCCCTGTGTGTGATTGGGTTTCGCCATCCATCAACTGGCTTGACGGTGATCATGAGGTGATGAGTATCGCTATTCGCTCTGGCAATGATGCCCGGGTAAACAGCTATTTGCGGCACCACGATTATCAGTTTGCGACAGTAAACGATAATACCGGTGAATTAGCACGTCGTTGGCAAATTAACGCGACCCCAACGGTCGTGATTATTGCCGACGGCGAGATTGTTTCGTATACCACCGGTGCATCAACGCCGGCTGGTTTATGGTTGCGTCTGAAGTGGGCGCAATTGATGCAAAAATTGGAGAAGTTATGA
- a CDS encoding MipA/OmpV family protein — MKKSIGLLSALALSTLCSQTVFAQDEKAALVPLPSLDDFTRGDDGWAVGLGLGVEYESAYEGSDEFGFEIDPAGAVQWRTGDNIFYFAGEALGWRGLRDDVWLFEATVGFDEGREEADSDDGRLNGLGDSDEGAEFVLQARRAFNADWRYWLDGRIIASEDGNLGLFGVGRRFGEQNDGTGSELAVVAVFHDSDRANKDFGITAAQSTASGLPATNLDSGIRSVGVHYNYRQYVAENWLIFVEGLYEHYLGDVADSPITRNNYEAELGVGFIYIF; from the coding sequence ATGAAAAAGTCTATCGGTTTACTGTCTGCCCTGGCGCTATCCACCCTGTGTTCTCAAACCGTATTCGCGCAGGACGAAAAAGCGGCGCTAGTCCCGCTACCTTCACTTGACGATTTTACGCGGGGTGACGATGGTTGGGCGGTCGGCCTTGGCTTGGGTGTTGAATATGAATCAGCGTATGAAGGTTCTGATGAATTCGGCTTCGAAATCGACCCTGCTGGCGCGGTACAATGGCGCACAGGTGACAATATCTTCTACTTCGCCGGTGAAGCGCTAGGTTGGCGCGGTCTTCGCGATGACGTCTGGTTGTTTGAAGCTACCGTGGGTTTCGATGAAGGCCGTGAAGAGGCTGATTCGGACGACGGCCGCTTGAATGGCCTCGGCGACTCAGATGAAGGAGCTGAATTTGTGCTGCAAGCGCGCCGTGCCTTTAATGCCGACTGGCGTTATTGGCTTGATGGTCGCATCATCGCGAGCGAAGACGGAAATCTCGGTTTGTTTGGCGTCGGTCGTCGTTTCGGTGAGCAAAACGATGGCACTGGTTCTGAATTAGCGGTTGTTGCCGTTTTTCACGATAGCGATCGTGCCAATAAAGATTTCGGCATTACCGCCGCACAATCAACCGCATCAGGTCTACCTGCCACCAACTTAGATAGTGGCATTCGTTCGGTTGGGGTGCATTATAATTATCGTCAATATGTTGCCGAAAACTGGCTGATTTTCGTTGAAGGCCTTTATGAGCACTACCTGGGCGATGTTGCGGATAGCCCGATTACCCGGAACAACTATGAAGCCGAATTAGGCGTCGGTTTCATCTACATATTCTAG
- a CDS encoding class I SAM-dependent methyltransferase, translating into MSDTPSDSAFVLEQSAEGLQLRWLDQPKMHPLRIDFLTGKTAFRAAQARIKDEAIARACGLSKLKNPSILDATAGLGRDAQVLAQLGATVGLNERHPIVKQLLADALTRLHQAMPEWQHRLYLVDVSSLDDIEDDSFDVVYLDPMYPKGDRKAKAAVKKDMQMFQQLVGADEDADELLQPALRIARQRVVVKRPQHADFLAGVSPHAQVVSKKHRFDLYFPEQHDD; encoded by the coding sequence ATGAGCGACACCCCATCCGACAGCGCCTTCGTTCTTGAACAAAGCGCGGAAGGGTTACAACTACGTTGGTTAGACCAACCAAAAATGCACCCGCTGCGCATTGATTTCTTAACTGGTAAAACCGCCTTTCGTGCGGCGCAAGCGCGCATCAAAGATGAAGCCATTGCGCGTGCCTGTGGTCTTAGCAAACTAAAAAACCCAAGCATTTTAGACGCAACGGCAGGCCTAGGTCGCGATGCGCAAGTGTTAGCACAATTAGGCGCAACCGTTGGCTTAAACGAACGCCACCCGATTGTGAAGCAGCTACTTGCCGACGCCTTAACACGGTTACATCAAGCCATGCCAGAGTGGCAGCATCGGCTATACTTGGTAGACGTAAGCAGCTTAGACGACATTGAAGACGACAGCTTTGACGTGGTTTATTTGGACCCGATGTACCCTAAAGGTGATCGCAAAGCCAAAGCAGCCGTAAAGAAAGACATGCAAATGTTTCAGCAGCTTGTCGGCGCCGATGAAGATGCCGATGAATTGTTGCAACCTGCGCTACGAATAGCTCGTCAGCGGGTGGTGGTAAAGCGCCCCCAGCATGCTGACTTTTTAGCGGGTGTTTCGCCGCATGCCCAAGTGGTTAGCAAGAAACACCGCTTTGACCTTTATTTTCCGGAGCAACATGATGATTAA
- a CDS encoding Dam family site-specific DNA-(adenine-N6)-methyltransferase, whose protein sequence is MTKQRAFLKWAGGKYNLIESITAVLPEGNKLIEPFVGAGSVFLNTDYPKYLLNDVNPDLITLFKFVKRRPKRFIEDARKLFCMANNTPEAYYALRQQFNASTDPYERSLLFLYLNRHGYNGLCRYNLSGQFNVPFGQYQRPYFPQAEIEFFAEKAQRATFTCMGFEQVFRRARKGDVVYCDPPYAPLSLTANFTSYACGGFGMDDQTELARRAEHTARKRGIPVVISNHDTEFTRLLYKKAELESLQVARFISPKGDSRGKVAELLALYQHDRNNVVALTPEIRPELRKRLR, encoded by the coding sequence ATGACGAAGCAGCGCGCCTTTCTGAAATGGGCAGGCGGTAAGTACAACCTCATTGAGTCAATCACCGCGGTTTTGCCTGAAGGCAATAAGCTGATTGAGCCATTTGTTGGCGCTGGCTCAGTATTTCTGAATACTGACTATCCGAAATACTTACTCAACGATGTGAATCCTGACTTAATCACCCTGTTTAAGTTTGTGAAGCGGCGCCCAAAGCGTTTCATTGAAGACGCTCGTAAGTTGTTTTGCATGGCGAACAACACGCCAGAGGCATACTATGCGCTGCGCCAACAGTTTAATGCCAGTACTGACCCGTACGAGCGTTCGTTGTTGTTCTTGTATCTCAATCGCCACGGTTATAACGGGTTGTGTCGCTATAATTTATCGGGCCAGTTCAATGTTCCGTTTGGACAATACCAGCGTCCGTATTTCCCCCAGGCAGAGATTGAGTTTTTCGCCGAAAAAGCACAGCGTGCGACATTTACTTGCATGGGCTTTGAGCAAGTATTTCGTCGAGCGCGCAAAGGCGATGTGGTTTATTGCGATCCGCCCTATGCACCGCTGAGTTTAACCGCGAACTTTACCAGTTATGCTTGTGGTGGCTTTGGTATGGATGACCAAACCGAATTAGCTCGTCGTGCAGAACATACGGCGAGAAAACGAGGCATTCCGGTGGTTATTAGTAATCACGACACTGAGTTTACTCGGTTACTTTATAAAAAAGCCGAATTAGAAAGCCTGCAAGTGGCGCGGTTCATTAGCCCGAAAGGCGATAGCCGCGGCAAGGTTGCGGAACTCTTGGCGCTGTATCAGCATGACCGCAATAATGTTGTTGCCCTTACCCCGGAAATAAGACCTGAATTACGGAAGCGTTTACGATGA
- a CDS encoding DsbA family protein, giving the protein MKYLLSTVFSILFVVSAAASAQQAGNQTQQLEQINELLKQNPEVIPSVLNSLQQYIASKKTAEQAQRDHGKWLLDNDDAHPWFGAENGSVPVIVFTDYDCPYCKRLEPHLQKLVEEFPQVKVINVLVPLRQQSVQGGNLNPANFALNVWQNQREQFAEVHELLYKKNGLHTGKSLEQIARKTGTRSQLDSPKATPTIIERNYRVFSDFQLRGTPAIMVGGQTIPGYVEYAELKQVVQQAVAQ; this is encoded by the coding sequence ATGAAGTACCTTTTAAGCACAGTATTTTCGATATTGTTTGTTGTCAGCGCAGCCGCGAGTGCACAACAAGCAGGAAATCAAACCCAGCAACTTGAGCAAATTAACGAGTTACTGAAGCAAAACCCAGAAGTTATTCCAAGTGTGTTAAATAGCTTGCAGCAATACATTGCAAGCAAAAAAACGGCCGAGCAGGCGCAGCGTGATCACGGTAAGTGGCTACTTGATAACGATGATGCACACCCATGGTTTGGCGCTGAGAATGGCTCTGTGCCGGTTATTGTCTTTACAGATTATGATTGCCCATACTGCAAACGTTTAGAGCCGCACTTGCAGAAGTTGGTGGAAGAATTTCCACAAGTGAAAGTGATTAATGTATTGGTACCACTGCGTCAGCAAAGTGTACAGGGGGGCAACTTGAACCCAGCAAACTTTGCCTTGAATGTATGGCAGAATCAGCGTGAGCAGTTTGCTGAAGTGCATGAACTACTCTATAAAAAGAACGGTCTGCATACCGGTAAATCGCTCGAACAAATTGCGCGTAAAACCGGAACCCGCTCGCAATTAGATAGCCCGAAGGCGACGCCAACCATTATTGAGCGTAACTATCGGGTATTCTCTGATTTTCAATTGCGTGGAACGCCGGCAATTATGGTTGGCGGACAAACCATTCCAGGTTACGTTGAATATGCTGAGTTGAAACAAGTTGTTCAACAAGCCGTCGCGCAGTAA
- a CDS encoding BaiN/RdsA family NAD(P)/FAD-dependent oxidoreductase: MSQSVVHDVIVIGAGAAGLHCAATAAKRGRRVLVLDHAKQAGKKILISGGGRCNFTNMYASPENYLSENPHFCKSALSRYTQWDFIGLVNDYGIAYHEKTLGQLFCDNSAKDIVNMLMKECSKHGAHVQLRTEVLSVEHTADGYVVNTSQGLLQAEKIVVACGGLSMPKLGATPLGYQLAEQFGHRIVPVRAGLVPFTLHETDKQRYAELSGLSVDVVASNQRASFKEAMLFTHRGVSGPSMLQISSYWHPGEPVEVNLLPNEDAFAKLNELRQSRPRMSLRTAVQEWFPKRLALTLCEQYQWPDKNLADCNNALLQQVADTLHQWPLKPNGTEGYRTAEVTLGGVDTDEVSSKTMESRLQPGLYFIGEVLDVTGWLGGYNFQWAWSSGWVCGESV; encoded by the coding sequence GTGTCGCAGTCTGTCGTACATGATGTGATTGTGATTGGGGCCGGCGCTGCTGGCCTGCATTGTGCGGCAACTGCAGCAAAGCGTGGTCGACGGGTACTGGTGCTCGATCACGCCAAGCAAGCCGGTAAGAAGATTTTGATCTCGGGCGGTGGTCGCTGCAATTTTACCAATATGTACGCCAGCCCCGAGAATTACCTCTCTGAAAATCCGCATTTTTGTAAATCGGCACTAAGCCGTTATACCCAGTGGGATTTCATTGGGTTAGTCAACGATTACGGTATTGCCTACCACGAGAAAACACTCGGGCAGTTATTTTGTGATAACAGTGCCAAAGATATCGTCAATATGTTGATGAAAGAGTGCAGCAAACACGGCGCCCACGTGCAATTACGCACCGAAGTATTAAGCGTCGAGCACACGGCTGATGGCTATGTGGTGAATACCTCGCAGGGATTGTTGCAAGCTGAAAAAATTGTTGTTGCTTGTGGCGGGTTATCCATGCCAAAACTCGGCGCAACCCCGCTCGGTTATCAGCTCGCCGAACAATTTGGTCACCGTATTGTGCCCGTGCGTGCAGGGTTAGTACCGTTTACCCTGCATGAGACTGACAAGCAACGCTACGCCGAACTCTCTGGGCTCTCGGTTGATGTCGTTGCCAGTAATCAGCGCGCCAGCTTCAAAGAGGCCATGTTGTTCACCCATCGCGGCGTGTCAGGTCCTTCCATGCTACAAATTTCGTCATATTGGCACCCTGGCGAACCTGTAGAAGTCAATCTGCTTCCTAACGAGGACGCGTTCGCTAAACTTAATGAGCTGCGCCAGAGCCGACCGCGGATGAGTTTACGCACCGCCGTTCAGGAATGGTTTCCCAAACGCCTTGCACTCACCTTGTGCGAGCAGTATCAGTGGCCGGATAAGAATCTTGCTGACTGCAATAATGCGCTACTTCAACAAGTTGCGGACACCCTGCACCAATGGCCCTTAAAGCCAAATGGCACGGAGGGCTACCGTACTGCAGAAGTCACTCTCGGTGGCGTTGATACCGACGAAGTGAGTTCGAAAACCATGGAAAGCCGCTTGCAACCCGGCTTGTATTTCATTGGTGAAGTACTCGATGTCACCGGTTGGTTAGGTGGTTACAATTTCCAGTGGGCGTGGTCGAGCGGCTGGGTTTGCGGCGAGAGCGTTTAA
- a CDS encoding protein-disulfide reductase DsbD family protein has protein sequence MKYISKIWLAAMLLWLLSASAQAQVATDWIQLEEHPPVQVRLLIPGKTNSEQQQVTALLQVKLADDWKTYWRTPGEGGVPPQLAWQADSSNITDISWRFPVPERFDVQGIETVGYQGDINFPLQISVADWQQPVSLQGLLTLASCTNICVISDFPLALNFMPSELNADMDALFAYEQAQSALPHRDHPQLSVSEMVWSASQQQLAVTVTNTKQWQQPRIFVDSLRDDYADLTIALLEQQKQGNELTARFAISHWLEQPELTGETLQVTIADKLIRAEMSAEAIAGSVQQPAESTSWWMMLPLALLGGLILNIMPCVLPVLGLKLQSVIIAERGRGQVRRQFIASALGIITSFVILAVMLMLLKLGGHAIGWGIQFQNPYFIGGMALVIGLFALSVSGLWTIQLPQGMQQWVATRGDQSTLGHFIQGMFATLLATPCTAPFLGTAVAFALAASNVQLLLIFVALGAGMALPWLAVAVWPSVAMKLPKPGPWLKWVNRIFALLLLLTTAWLISLLSNHVSTGVFAFIVAVFVVVALVLAYRRFGQAGVIGAIAVTVLLSGVGLLLSSWTSHPKQLEEHAWQPLQPNAIANAVTQGKVVFVDVTADWCVTCKANKIGVLLQEPVASALRSDDIVLMQGDWTRPSEQITDYLRSYNRYGVPFNQVYGPGAPNGIALPVILTDNAVLEAIEQARQ, from the coding sequence ATGAAATACATTTCAAAAATCTGGTTGGCTGCGATGCTGCTGTGGCTGCTAAGTGCTAGCGCCCAAGCTCAAGTTGCGACGGACTGGATTCAACTTGAAGAGCACCCACCAGTTCAGGTGCGGTTGCTAATTCCGGGAAAAACCAATTCTGAACAACAGCAAGTAACTGCCTTATTGCAGGTAAAGCTCGCGGATGATTGGAAAACCTATTGGCGAACGCCCGGTGAAGGTGGCGTGCCCCCGCAACTGGCATGGCAAGCTGATTCCAGTAATATCACTGATATTTCTTGGCGCTTTCCAGTGCCTGAACGTTTTGACGTGCAGGGCATCGAAACGGTAGGTTACCAAGGCGATATCAATTTCCCGCTGCAAATTAGCGTGGCAGATTGGCAACAGCCAGTTAGCTTGCAAGGGTTACTGACCTTAGCCAGCTGTACCAATATTTGCGTAATTTCTGACTTTCCACTCGCTCTCAACTTTATGCCAAGTGAGTTGAATGCCGACATGGATGCGCTATTTGCCTATGAACAAGCGCAAAGTGCGTTGCCGCATCGTGATCACCCACAGCTTAGCGTGTCGGAAATGGTTTGGTCGGCGTCGCAGCAACAGTTAGCGGTGACGGTGACGAATACTAAGCAATGGCAACAACCACGTATTTTTGTGGATAGTTTGCGTGACGATTATGCTGATCTCACTATTGCGTTATTAGAGCAGCAGAAACAAGGCAATGAGTTAACCGCTCGGTTTGCAATTTCGCATTGGCTCGAACAGCCTGAATTAACTGGAGAGACACTCCAGGTGACCATAGCGGATAAGCTGATTCGTGCAGAAATGAGCGCCGAAGCGATTGCGGGTAGCGTGCAGCAACCTGCGGAGTCAACAAGCTGGTGGATGATGCTGCCACTTGCGTTGCTGGGCGGTTTGATCCTAAATATCATGCCATGTGTGTTACCGGTACTAGGATTAAAACTACAGTCGGTAATTATTGCTGAGCGTGGGCGTGGTCAGGTACGTCGTCAATTTATCGCTTCCGCACTTGGCATTATTACCTCGTTTGTCATTCTGGCAGTCATGTTGATGCTACTGAAGCTAGGTGGACACGCCATTGGTTGGGGCATTCAGTTTCAGAACCCGTATTTTATTGGGGGCATGGCATTGGTGATTGGCCTGTTTGCTCTCTCCGTGAGTGGTTTATGGACCATTCAACTGCCGCAGGGTATGCAGCAGTGGGTAGCTACCCGCGGTGACCAATCAACACTCGGGCACTTCATTCAAGGTATGTTCGCCACCTTGCTAGCAACGCCTTGCACTGCGCCGTTTCTAGGCACAGCCGTCGCGTTTGCCTTAGCGGCGTCAAACGTACAGCTTCTGCTTATTTTTGTGGCCCTAGGCGCGGGTATGGCTTTGCCATGGCTAGCCGTTGCGGTATGGCCAAGCGTGGCAATGAAGCTCCCCAAACCCGGCCCATGGTTAAAATGGGTGAATCGGATATTTGCGTTGCTATTGTTGCTGACCACAGCATGGCTAATTAGCTTGCTAAGCAACCATGTCAGCACTGGCGTGTTCGCATTCATTGTTGCCGTATTTGTGGTAGTGGCGCTGGTATTAGCCTACCGTCGATTCGGGCAAGCGGGCGTGATTGGTGCCATCGCTGTCACGGTGTTGCTGAGCGGTGTTGGCTTGCTACTCAGTAGTTGGACGAGCCATCCGAAGCAGCTAGAGGAACATGCTTGGCAGCCACTGCAGCCAAACGCCATTGCCAACGCAGTTACCCAAGGCAAAGTGGTATTTGTGGATGTTACTGCTGATTGGTGTGTGACCTGCAAAGCGAATAAAATTGGTGTGTTGTTACAAGAGCCGGTAGCGAGTGCTTTGCGCTCGGATGATATCGTGCTTATGCAGGGCGACTGGACGCGGCCAAGTGAGCAAATCACCGACTATTTGCGTAGCTATAACCGTTACGGCGTGCCATTTAATCAAGTATATGGGCCCGGGGCACCGAATGGTATTGCGTTGCCAGTGATACTAACCGATAACGCTGTACTTGAAGCAATTGAGCAGGCACGCCAATGA
- a CDS encoding SGNH/GDSL hydrolase family protein gives MLQKLAIVLLAPLLIWQGRQVRKNTLRLPEATGARAGVQGESNHFRLLVLGDSAAAGVGCATQDEAVCGHLVARAAEQYQVHWQLWAQSSLTCAGILKLAQQQPETEPFDLVLISAGVNDVTRRTSLINWRHDLQALTQHLREQRGAKRIVFTALPPMHKFPALPQPLRWFIGQQARRLDNALQRHCEQNECEYLALNFPFEPDYMAEDGFHPSPKAAKLWAHAIREI, from the coding sequence ATGTTACAGAAACTCGCAATAGTTCTACTGGCGCCCTTGCTGATATGGCAAGGACGGCAAGTACGCAAAAATACCTTACGTTTGCCTGAAGCGACAGGCGCTCGTGCGGGTGTTCAGGGTGAAAGTAACCATTTTCGATTACTTGTTCTTGGCGACTCTGCTGCTGCAGGCGTTGGTTGTGCTACACAAGACGAAGCGGTGTGTGGTCATTTGGTTGCCAGAGCGGCAGAACAGTATCAAGTGCATTGGCAATTATGGGCGCAATCAAGTTTAACTTGTGCGGGTATTTTAAAGTTAGCGCAGCAACAACCTGAGACCGAGCCATTTGATTTGGTATTAATTTCGGCAGGGGTGAATGATGTGACTCGGCGTACCTCGCTCATCAATTGGCGTCATGATTTACAAGCGCTCACACAGCATTTGCGGGAACAACGCGGTGCAAAGCGTATTGTGTTTACGGCATTGCCACCCATGCATAAATTTCCTGCATTGCCGCAGCCGCTGCGTTGGTTTATTGGCCAGCAGGCTCGCCGTTTAGATAACGCATTGCAACGTCACTGCGAACAAAATGAGTGTGAGTATCTCGCATTGAATTTTCCATTTGAGCCCGATTATATGGCAGAGGATGGTTTCCACCCATCGCCGAAAGCGGCCAAGCTATGGGCTCACGCCATTCGAGAAATCTAA
- the dbpA gene encoding ATP-dependent RNA helicase DbpA — protein sequence MSNTTPVIQQFSEVGLNDELLKSLNEAGYQQMTPVQAMSLPLILRGDDVVVQAQTGSGKTAAFALGILAKLDVTEFAPQALVLCPTRELAEQVAEAIRKLAKNMANLKVLTLCGGVPTRHQITSLEHGAHVLVGTPGRVLDHVNQNRLNFAKLQTLVLDEADRMLEMGFQDELRAIVAKTPNSRQNLLFSATYPKGIKQLAEQVSKNAQLLKVAEAPTQAKISQVFYQLDDTDSAYAVQQILLNQQPQNCMVFCNTKAEAQRIADKLIGKGFSALALHGDLEQKDRDQTMVQFSHGSARVLVATDVAARGLDIAELDLVISVNIAHDLDTHTHRIGRTGRAGAEGLAITLVGAQDDYKLRLLEDDFAKPIQLQPLPTAPAASKPLQSDWVTLQLSGGKKDKLRPGDIVGALTRDNKLTMQHIGKIKVQSNWAFVTVEQGAAKHALNLINNDKIKGKRFRARAL from the coding sequence ATGTCAAACACAACGCCGGTCATCCAACAATTTTCAGAAGTCGGTCTTAATGACGAGCTTCTCAAAAGCTTAAACGAGGCAGGTTATCAGCAGATGACACCGGTTCAAGCGATGAGTTTGCCGTTGATACTGCGCGGTGATGATGTGGTGGTACAGGCACAAACAGGATCCGGCAAAACCGCCGCATTTGCTTTGGGAATACTCGCCAAACTTGATGTGACTGAATTTGCGCCACAAGCCTTAGTACTGTGCCCAACCCGCGAGCTGGCTGAGCAGGTGGCTGAAGCGATTCGTAAGCTCGCCAAGAACATGGCGAACTTAAAGGTATTGACGCTTTGTGGCGGGGTACCAACACGGCACCAAATAACCTCGTTAGAGCACGGTGCTCATGTATTGGTAGGAACGCCTGGGCGTGTACTTGATCATGTGAATCAAAACCGTCTGAACTTCGCCAAGCTGCAAACATTAGTGCTAGACGAAGCCGATAGAATGCTCGAAATGGGCTTTCAAGATGAGCTTCGTGCAATTGTCGCGAAAACGCCGAATTCCCGTCAGAACCTTTTATTTAGTGCGACTTATCCAAAGGGTATTAAACAGTTAGCTGAACAAGTATCGAAGAATGCGCAACTGCTCAAAGTAGCTGAAGCGCCAACTCAAGCTAAAATAAGCCAAGTGTTTTACCAATTAGATGACACCGATTCGGCGTATGCGGTGCAGCAAATCTTATTGAACCAGCAGCCACAAAACTGCATGGTGTTCTGCAATACCAAAGCGGAAGCACAGCGAATAGCGGATAAGCTTATTGGCAAAGGCTTTAGTGCGCTCGCGCTACATGGTGACCTTGAACAGAAAGATCGTGATCAAACCATGGTGCAATTTAGTCACGGCAGTGCTCGCGTGTTGGTGGCGACAGATGTTGCGGCCCGCGGGCTTGATATTGCCGAACTCGATTTGGTAATTAGCGTGAATATTGCCCATGATCTTGACACCCATACCCACCGCATTGGTCGTACCGGTCGTGCTGGCGCCGAAGGGCTCGCAATAACCCTAGTGGGTGCTCAAGATGACTACAAGTTGCGTCTGTTGGAAGATGATTTTGCCAAGCCGATTCAGTTGCAGCCATTACCGACTGCACCAGCAGCGAGCAAACCACTGCAATCGGACTGGGTGACGTTACAGTTAAGTGGCGGCAAGAAAGACAAATTACGCCCTGGTGATATTGTTGGCGCACTGACGCGCGATAATAAGCTCACCATGCAACACATTGGAAAAATTAAAGTTCAGAGTAATTGGGCGTTTGTTACCGTTGAACAGGGCGCTGCCAAGCACGCGCTCAACCTCATCAATAACGATAAAATTAAGGGCAAACGCTTTCGCGCTCGCGCCCTTTAA
- a CDS encoding GNAT family N-acetyltransferase, translating to MNWQLKSFAELSITELYDIIQRREQVFVVEQTCPYLDADGSDVNALHLWADSDTETVVAYARIFLGEGSDGYSRIGRVLTAQSVRRLGLGRELMQRALDVCHTYTPQLPIRLGAQVYLRAFYESFGFVAISEEYLEDDIPHIDMERQP from the coding sequence ATGAACTGGCAGTTAAAATCTTTTGCTGAACTCTCGATCACCGAGCTGTATGACATTATTCAACGCCGCGAACAGGTGTTTGTGGTGGAGCAAACCTGCCCCTATTTAGATGCCGATGGTAGTGATGTTAACGCCCTGCATTTGTGGGCCGATAGCGATACAGAAACAGTCGTTGCCTACGCTCGTATCTTTCTTGGCGAAGGTAGTGATGGCTACAGCCGTATCGGTCGTGTTCTCACTGCACAGTCGGTTCGTCGTTTGGGGTTGGGTCGCGAGCTAATGCAACGCGCACTGGATGTTTGCCATACCTATACACCACAACTGCCAATTCGCTTAGGCGCCCAAGTGTATTTGCGCGCATTCTATGAAAGCTTTGGCTTTGTTGCCATTAGCGAAGAATACTTGGAAGACGACATTCCGCACATTGATATGGAACGTCAACCATGA